The genomic segment acacacacacatacgcactgcacgtgcacagaactctcatgacacttgtgtacattacaccatcgcgcacgcacacaaacacacagtacacaaacacacagtcccacacatacacacaaacacacacacacgcacagaggcggctgccactgactggccgcaagagggatgggaaaagatctctgatgccaagaacgtggtgtctagtgtgttgctcagtctattgtatttggaaactGAAACCGACAGAGACTGAggctgttccgttttgaagaaatttgcgcagtgttggtttggaaatgatgccggcgatatttgatttgcaaagcatcgtgctctacctttcatgctagacttacacgttaaagatcttgtattCCCTGTCAGCGTTCGCCCGTGGATcactatggaaacaagagcatacccaacatgcacaccctcgaaaacggagtatggctgccaacatggtcacgtggggtaagtaaacaaaatggtcatacacgtaaatgtcaATAAAGGTCGGCAACGACCGTTAGACattactggaagaagaagaagaagaagaagaagcacgttCCTTGCAGCTGACAACCACTGATCTGAACAGTGTACATCTATTTTTAGTACAGCGGCTGGCAACTTGAACGGAACCAacgttgctgctgttttttctgCGCATGTGCCAGAAATCGAAACTGCTTGGCCATGGTTAGCGGCGTCTGCTTTCGACGATCTGTACGACGCTCAGTAGGTGCCGGTCTTGCGTCCTAATTTTAGTCCGCTTGTGTCTTGTTTCGTGTCTTATCAGTCAGCGGATGTTTGTTTAGTGATAACCCCAACAGAGGAATTCGGGTCCGCAAATTGTATTTTCATTGTGCGCTGAGCAGTCCGGCTCAGTTTCACTGACGTACGCTGCTTTGACTGCACATTTGGGGAAGTTTTGACCCATTCCAGTCAGATTGCGATTTGCGATTAAATTGGATACAATGCCTTGTCCAAAGTCAGTGTTCATTTCAGGTGCCAGTCGAGGCGTGGGTCTGGGTCTGGTCAGACAGATCCTTTCCCAGCCCAGCACCCCAGACCACGTGATCGCCTCGTGCAGAGACCCCTCCACGGCTGAGGACCTGCAAGCCTTGGCCAAAGAGAACGCCTGTTTGAAGATAGTTCCTTTGGACGTCACGAAGGACAGCGACATCCAGGCAGCCTACGATCAGACGGCAGCgatagtgggggaggaggggctgacTGTGCTCATCAACAATGCTGGCATCAACGACAAGTCCAACACTGGCAGCTTGGAGCAGCAGACGCGAGAAAAGATGCAGTCCCACTTCAACACCAATGccacaggtagtgtgtgtgtgtgtgtgtgtgtgtgtgtgtgtgtgtgtaagagaactTCAGTTTAAGGCcggttcactataagtgttattagacgtgtgtgtgtgtgtgtgtgtgtgtgtgtgtgtgtgtgtgtgtgaagtcaaaatgatcATTGATGAGGGTAAAAGGAGGTATGTATTTTTTTATCGATTCTGTCATgttgtcacatacatacatttagttttgcctGTATTTAGAGACATGTGGTTCAACTCAGTCCATTTGACCAAACTATCTATATTGTTCTGAAGATCATTTACAAGTTAAGTTGGATTATCATTATTTGACTGAAGTGAGGTGTCGTCCACAAACATTTCACATGTGCACTGTATATGtaatggcaagtcatttatataggtggaaaataaaagtggtccaagcacagatccttgtggtacaccaaattttacaggcagtaaatcagacctgctagaactgatttcaaccaactgatgacggtcactgtgaaaggagataaaaaaaaaaaaaattgaaagcatCATTTGACAAATTGTAATGCGTGAGTTTTCTGATAAGAAGAGAGTGGTTAATTATGTCAAAAGCCTTGGCGAAGTCAGCAAAGAGAATACCTGTGAacacattattgtttatatttgaaagGCATCTTTCATTAATTTGTATGagagctgtgtgacaggagtgattttCCTGAAAACCTGACTGGTTTTCGTGTATCAAATCACATTTCTTGAGACAGGAATTAAGGTGAGATTGTACATGTctttcaagtggtttggacaaaacagacagtATAGAAATAGGTCTATAATTAGAGGGATTACCTCAGTCACCTGCTTTGTACACAGGTATTTATCCTTAGCTTGCTTAAATTTTAATGGGAAAAGCTGTTTATCAATACGTAAATTATACATAGGTGAGAGTGtctgatatgtgtatgtatgtgtgtgtgtgtgtgtgtgtgtgtgtgtgtgtgtgtgaccttggtGTTTACATTTATGTCAGTCAAGGGTTAATTAGGCTTGTGTGTCTTCaagactgcaaattgttgcatatGCGTTCAGTATATccttctttctcaccctctctgtctccctctgtctgtttgtctgtatctctctctctttcacctgggATATCTATTTTcatatactattttatatgtatatggaATTttgcttcctttcacaatgagCGTTTCCCCCCTTTATTGCTCTGTGTATCTCtatattagacttactgtttcatattcacattagttTAATAGTATTTGATAATGCACACAGTATGCTTATGtctgggtaagtgtgtgtgtgtgtgtgtgtgtgtgatttctctgtGTTGCTTTTTTCACAGTAATCCCTCTGAATTGATTTAACCAACTGATGAGGTCACTATCCAAAGGTCAAACAAATATGAATACAAATGAAAGCATCATTGCAATTTGCGTGATTTTCATAAGAAGAGATGTTCATTATGCAAAGCGTTTGCAGAAGTTGCAAGTGAATCTGGAAATTATGTATATGAAAGCTCTTTCATTATTTGTAAATGTGACAGGATGTTTCTGCCGATGGTTTCCGTACAAATCAATTTTAGCTATAGTAGATTGACTTGTCTGAAGTTGGTTTAAAAAAGACATATAgaaatgttataattattattttttttacattagtGTTATTACTTATAGCATGCTTAAATTTTATGGAAGCGTTCATACCTAAATTAAACAAGGGAGAGTTTGATAAAAAGTAGGGACTGTGTGTACCATGTTTCATTATAGTAGAGTAAATAGCATGTGCATTAAACTCAAAAGTACTATGCGTTCAATATCCTCTGTTTACTACtcccactcacttgtgtaaacaaagtgagtctatgttttaacccggtgttcggttgtctgtgtctgtgtgtctgtggtaaactttaacattgacattttctctgcaaatactttgtcagttgacaccaaattaggcatagaaataggaaaaattcagttctttccagtcatcgtgtttaaaacaatattgcacctctgggatgggcacaaaaaaataaaaaaaataaagcctaattatatgcaaactgcatttactgttatatttatattttttgtattctctaaacttggcactttgatctgatattctgacccaacaacaagagcagtcactattaccattttttgttcaaacaggaactccttttgctaagcatggaagttttatttattttgcaaacgtttttgtgcagatagtaaaaaagggaaattactctgtaattaatgctaggggacttaattcgaatctggttaggactttttttttctttttttttttaacgcgaagttttataataacaaagtgtatcacaagtgagtcttgtctTTTCATTTCTTGTCCACAAAGTTCTCTGGGTCAATAGTTCtttgtgtggtttctttttccagGTTCTCTAACACCAGTAGGTCAGCCTATTATGTGCTGTGTGATAATTATCATTTAAAAACTTGTTAGATAAGCTTTATCAGCTACTTGGGATAGTCCGTTCAAAAAGTTGTTTGATATTGAGCTGTATCAGTTATCAGTTACTCAGGGTAGCGAGTATCACATGACAAAGACTGCtgcctatttttctttctttttttaatactttttataATTGTCAACCTTCTGTTGAAGATACACGTTATCAGCCTCTTTACCATTGTCATTATAAttatctggctttttttttcatcacttggTTGGTGTGTGATTTGTTTCCCATCGACAGATCTGGAGTGATATAGCAGTATTATTTATTATACGAGGGCCAGTTTAATTTGAAATGTGATAATGAAATTGCTCCACTTTCTAAATAAGATTTTTTGTTTCGTACATAaatgtctgtgcgagtgtgtgtgtgtgtgtgtgtgtgtgtgtgtgtgtgtgtgtgctatataagAAGAAACTGATAAAAGTACATGCACCATCACTGACAAATTTCCCACAAAACTGTAATTGTGTTCTGGTACATGAATCTTCCTGCTAATTATTTGTGTCATAATTCCAATCATGCCATTTCTAATTCAGCTGTGGTCACATGTTAGGCGTAAAGCTTGCAAGTGAGtctccatgagtgtgtgtgtgtgtgtgtgtgtgtgtgtgtgtgtgtgtgtgacttcccaGCTTAAAGGGTATGCattaatagaagaaaaaaaatcaacatattcTCATGCCTTTGACATCAAAGAAATGATGCTTAAGTGTTTGAATTCATTTGATAATGTAAACTTGCAAGAAAAGAACTTTCTTTCCATTGACAAAAAAGGCCGAGTTGGGGACAGGAGTTTGACATTTACAGGTATGAGACATGCGAGGTTAATCATCTCAAGAgtaaactaccccccccccccccccacacacacacactcattcacacaaatacacactcacacacacacacacacactgtattcccTATGTGCTTTTTCTACAATTttgcttatgttgtttttttaacattcacacacatacacacacacacgcacatctagacaccacactcacacacacttcacctccccacccccccccccttttttttttgtgtgtgtgtcctctaataagtggaaagacgttagaTTGAAGACGACTACTGCTGTAATGCCTACTTATCCTGTCAGCATTtgtgaaaacaacagaaaaaataacaagaaaaacaattcttttgtgtgtttttctttattcTGAGAAACTAGAGATCCAtttgcataaaaaacaaacaaacccacaaacaaaccagTAATGAAAATGCCACTGGTTCATTAAAGGTTGTGTGTTTGAAAAAGTATAAATATCATCGGTCAAAGATTGTCATATGCTTTCAGTTCGGCCAACAACTAACCAAGACCTGTATGAggaatggtttctccactgcaataggaattcACTAACAGTTCAGTCTTCTGTGAAGTACTATGATTTTCAAAAcagaggcaacattgcactgatTGTGCTGCAGCATTATaatttggggctagttggcctttgggaaccatcccaacgcagacCGTCCTTAATTAAACCCTCTTgacagagagtgggaatgtatcttgggcaagacactctccactgtaatcaaattccagcccagattctgatagttgggacagcagatgtctcctctgctgttgtgatggtcattttCGGACACAactaccatacatacatacatacacaggttcCTTGAAATGGTAGTTGTGTGTTTTCAGCACCGGTGCTGATGACCCAGAAGTTCCTCCCCCTTCTGAAGAAGGCGGCAGTCAGAAACGGTTCTCTCCCCCTGGGCTGTGAGCGTGCCACTGTGGTCAATGTCTCCAGCATCATGTCCTCCATCCAGGACACTGCAACCAAGGCCAAGACAGACGCCTACCACTACCGCGCCTCCAAGGCCGCTCTCAACATGTTCACAGCCCTCATGGCTACGGAATTCAAAGAGTCTGGAATCCTGGTGGCGGCGATCCACCCCGGGTGGGTGAAGACCGACATGGGGGGGTCCTCGGCTGTTTTGGAAGTTGACGCGAGTGCGAAATATGTCTGGTCATCCATCACCACAATGACTTCGGAATCATCTGGCCTGCTGCACAATTACGATGGCACCGTTCTGCCTTGGTGATTGGTGCTGGCTGAATGTCCTGAGGGGAATTATTGGGTAAGGCTGAATTGGTAGGTTGCTCTAGCAATGGACATGGCATGTACTTTATCTGTTCAAGGAAGGAAAGGTATTTGTCATCAAGAGATTCTGTTTTGCTGATTTGAAGTGAACATAAAACCCACTATTagctcaaatctttttttttttttttgaatacagTATTGTATGATGATTTATATTTGACTTACACTTTCATGTGGGTTTTCTCCTGtaggttatgattatgatttctCATATCAGCATTACTTATGAACAAACATGTTTGGAAAGAAAATCCTCAGTAATCTTGATGTGGACTGTCAAGCTGGACACAGAAGAAAGGtggtgatgtttcagtttcagtttcagtagctcaaggaggcgtcactgcgttcggacaaatccatatacgctacaccacatctgccaagcagatgcctgaccagcagcgtaacccaacacgcttagtcaggccttgaggaaaaaaaaaagaaaaaaaaaaaggtgaataaatgatagataagcttacacaaataaataaataaataaataataactataatgtaaaaaaaaaaaaaaaaaagcaaatagatgtaaaacattaagacccacattcacatatacacccacacatgcataacagatatgcaccgaacacgcagtttcacagatatgaaagcacagtcaaatacatataaacgtacatgagctccaacacacacacacacaccccacacacattaccctgcacctcctctacccccctcctccacacactcatttctagtctacgtatcacagcttccacggcacacacacatacacacacacacagacagatgaacacttacttgtacaagcgcacacacatatgcccatatctccacacacatatgtacaaagatatatatatacgttccaatatcctgttgctcccacagtgtaggcatgcatacactcacatacctcatcctctaccccacctccctccgcacccccacctccccctcacacacacacacacacacacacacacgcacgtgcacagaactctactgacacttgtgtacacttacactctcgcgcatgcacaaacgcactcaaaaatacagacccacacatgcacacaaacacacacatacacacacgcacagaggctgccactgattggctgcaagagggatgggaaaagatctctgatgccaagaacgtggcgtatagtgtgttgctcagtctattgtatttggaaaagcccatagagactctgttccgttttgaagaaatttgcgcaatgttggtgaTGTGAGTGTGATAATGCTAAGGAAAACATGTCTTGCTAAATCAGTGTTATTTGTAGCTACATGAAGATGAACTCATGGAAATCAAGTCAgattaactttattatctccaaagagaaattatCTGTCaagatgtgtgtggtttgtgtgtaatATAGTGTTTGTCTTTAGAGAAGCACAGAACACAGGCAGATAAATTACTAGGGAAACAAGTCTTATCACGCTGAATGTCCATGGTATCCACAATAGAAATTTGGCAGTCCGTGTGTTGCTGTCATGTAAACCAGTGAAAGTCAAGTCTCTGGACAGTGCTAGATATAGCAAATACAGGTAACAATTTTTCTACACTCTTTTAAGCAAAAAGTGAACTTTGTGAAAGATCATCCAAATAGTTATGCCAAGCGCTTAAAATAAAAAGTGATGGGAATGGTTCATGCAGTGATTTATTataactggaaaagaaaattgtTGATATTTTGGCGATACAAATTTATGACATCATACTTGGAACATTGTGGATCAAATATTAAACAGAGTTTGACATTAATGTATATACTGCTGGATCATCATGGTGCAAAAGTGAATTGAAAAACAATAATTGTGATGATAGTGAAACAATGTGTTTAAATtggggggaaaacaaacaaacaaaaaacaacaaatatatatatatatatatttatatatatctgtgtgtgtgtattctcatcttaaaaaaacaaacaacaaaaatctttaCAACGGTTTGTTTTAAAATCTGACTTCTCATTGTGACTGGACAAAGAAGGGTATTTCTAATGGTATGTTTATAGTTGTAATTAATTGGCCCGTCATGTTTTCTTTTGGTTGTGAAAATTTTCACAGGCAGCAGCCATGTTTTCTGGAATGCTAGATAGCTCAGGTATTTTTGCAGGGATTTATCATTCTGTTTTTATCTTTAAAATTGTTCttgcctttttatttattcagatCTGCATACCAATTGCCTTCTTATTTTATTCAAGTCTATTAAGGGTTCCCTTTTTATTTATATACATCTGTTTACCAGTGTTTCTACGAAACTAAGTACCAAAGAGTGAGTAATGCATTTGACTGCAATTATTTCTTTGCACAATGTATGTTGTTGAGATAGTAAATGCAGCTTGTTTACAAAATGGGATGTGATTGTAGTGAGCATGAAATTTAATGAAATATGAAGAGAAAGATTTATGTTTCTTGACTGTCAAAGACACGAAAGcctttttcactttctgtttacAAACTCACAGAGAGCATGGTGCAGTCATACCCTGTAGCATGCTGGGATTTGAGCACAAGTTTGTAAAACATAATCACCGTACAAAACACAACTAAACAatctacacccccactctctccctcacacacacacacacacacacaaacacactattgCACCTCaccggtaaaaagaaaaaaaacaccaaaaaacaaactttgtgtcacacacatactcaaatccTTCTTTCAAAAGCATTCAagtgaaaataaaatacaaacaaggatgataacttttttttatgaatttaaTGGCAAAACCCCAGCTGTTTCTCTAACACGCATGTCTATATAGAACCAGCAGTTGTGATATCTGTTGCCGCTGCTTCTGTACAAAAACACACCTGGCCCTCAAAACAAACATCCTCCCTTCTTACTCATGAGCTGAAAGCCCCTTCTTTTTTACCCACTGTAATAATTAATCACCTcacatctctttctgtttctttttgatgATGAAGCAAATGTATGTTCATTACTCATATTTTGAAAATGAGTATGGACCCCCAAAATCCTCTCCCAGTGGCGAACGTAGTGAACGAAACATAATAAAACATAgcaaatcatcatcatgaaacaGTGAACttttacacatatacacacacgtatacgcacacatacacccacccacacacgcatattcTGTCTAAAGAAGACTGACATGAGTCATAGCAAAAGGCAGTGGAGCGCAAACAGTAAGGACAGACATAACAACCCTGTGTTGGCTCAACATGTTAAGTACAAACCTAACATCCCCCATCAGTCCAGACTGGTAAGTTCAGAGgttaaaaataatataaaaaaaggttcCAAGTCCTatagcctttcacagccatcagaacagtgaattcctatccactgtgtccagggcacacatcacaggaaggaggggcccagtcctctccatccactGTTCTAACCCTCCCTAGCTGAAGTCGCTGACCAtctggtcgacagtacagaagtataaggacgaaaa from the Babylonia areolata isolate BAREFJ2019XMU chromosome 21, ASM4173473v1, whole genome shotgun sequence genome contains:
- the LOC143296483 gene encoding C-signal-like, translated to MPCPKSVFISGASRGVGLGLVRQILSQPSTPDHVIASCRDPSTAEDLQALAKENACLKIVPLDVTKDSDIQAAYDQTAAIVGEEGLTVLINNAGINDKSNTGSLEQQTREKMQSHFNTNATAPVLMTQKFLPLLKKAAVRNGSLPLGCERATVVNVSSIMSSIQDTATKAKTDAYHYRASKAALNMFTALMATEFKESGILVAAIHPGWVKTDMGGSSAVLEVDASAKYVWSSITTMTSESSGLLHNYDGTVLPW